In a single window of the Canis lupus dingo isolate Sandy chromosome 18, ASM325472v2, whole genome shotgun sequence genome:
- the MRPL23 gene encoding 39S ribosomal protein L23, mitochondrial isoform X2: MMLVVPQDQGPRAVPQRESVQVASQPVLRGKPGLGATLQPAACLWDHHFKQPWSPASLGGPWYPLYQLGNPQLRIFRTNFFIQLVRPGTAQPEDTVQFRIPMEMTRVDLRNYLERIYNVPVAAVRTRVQHGSNRKRDYRNVRVKKPDYKVAYVQLIRMPSSILCPSGNSAALARAPLVP, encoded by the exons ATGATGCTGGTTGTGCCCCAAGATCAGGGGCCACGTGCAGTGCCTCAGAGAG AGAGTGTGCAAGTGGCCTCCCAGCCCGTGCTGCGGGGTAAGCCAGGGTTAGGAGCGACTCTGCAGCCAGCAGCCTGTCTGTGGGACCATCACTTTAAACAACCCTGGTCGCCAGCATCTTTGGGGGGGCCATG GTACCCTCTGTACCAGCTGGGCAACCCCCAGCTCCGCATCTTCCGAACAAACTTCTTCATTCAGCTGGTGCGGCCCGGCACGGCCCAGCCCGAGGACACCGTGCAGTTCCGGATCCCCATGGA GATGACCAGGGTGGACCTGAGGAATTACCTAGAGCGCATCTACAACGTACCCGTGGCTGCCGTGCGGACGAGGGTGCAGCATG GTTCCAACAGGAAGAGGGATTACAGGAACGTGAGGGTGAAGAAACCAGACTACAAGGTGGCCTATGTGCAGCTG ATACGGATGCCGTCCTCCATCCTTTGCCCGTCTGGAAACAGCGCGGCTCTGGCGCGCGCCCCTCTCGTGCCCTGA
- the MRPL23 gene encoding 39S ribosomal protein L23, mitochondrial isoform X4: MARNVLYPLYQLGNPQLRIFRTNFFIQLVRPGTAQPEDTVQFRIPMEMTRVDLRNYLERIYNVPVAAVRTRVQHGSNRKRDYRNVRVKKPDYKVAYVQLAHGQTFTFPDLFPEKKSPDGSPGDDDIRDQLLEDQRRRQTRDPRRGGVPDWFGL, translated from the exons ATGGCGCGGAATGTGCT GTACCCTCTGTACCAGCTGGGCAACCCCCAGCTCCGCATCTTCCGAACAAACTTCTTCATTCAGCTGGTGCGGCCCGGCACGGCCCAGCCCGAGGACACCGTGCAGTTCCGGATCCCCATGGA GATGACCAGGGTGGACCTGAGGAATTACCTAGAGCGCATCTACAACGTACCCGTGGCTGCCGTGCGGACGAGGGTGCAGCATG GTTCCAACAGGAAGAGGGATTACAGGAACGTGAGGGTGAAGAAACCAGACTACAAGGTGGCCTATGTGCAGCTG GCGCACGGACAGACCTTCACGTTCCCGGATCTGTTTCCTGAGAAAAAGAGCCCTGACGGCAGCCCTGGTGACGATGACATCCGGGACCAGCTCCTGGAGGACCAGCGGCGGAGGCAGACCCGCGATCCCCGGCGCGGTGGCGTCCCCGACTGGTTCGGCCTGTGA
- the MRPL23 gene encoding 39S ribosomal protein L23, mitochondrial isoform X6 has protein sequence MARNVLYPLYQLGNPQLRIFRTNFFIQLVRPGTAQPEDTVQFRIPMEMTRVDLRNYLERIYNVPVAAVRTRVQHGSNRKRDYRNVRVKKPDYKVAYVQLIRMPSSILCPSGNSAALARAPLVP, from the exons ATGGCGCGGAATGTGCT GTACCCTCTGTACCAGCTGGGCAACCCCCAGCTCCGCATCTTCCGAACAAACTTCTTCATTCAGCTGGTGCGGCCCGGCACGGCCCAGCCCGAGGACACCGTGCAGTTCCGGATCCCCATGGA GATGACCAGGGTGGACCTGAGGAATTACCTAGAGCGCATCTACAACGTACCCGTGGCTGCCGTGCGGACGAGGGTGCAGCATG GTTCCAACAGGAAGAGGGATTACAGGAACGTGAGGGTGAAGAAACCAGACTACAAGGTGGCCTATGTGCAGCTG ATACGGATGCCGTCCTCCATCCTTTGCCCGTCTGGAAACAGCGCGGCTCTGGCGCGCGCCCCTCTCGTGCCCTGA
- the MRPL23 gene encoding 39S ribosomal protein L23, mitochondrial isoform X3, which yields MRGGGGRAAGPGGGGGGAGGAGRGRPGRYPLYQLGNPQLRIFRTNFFIQLVRPGTAQPEDTVQFRIPMEMTRVDLRNYLERIYNVPVAAVRTRVQHGSNRKRDYRNVRVKKPDYKVAYVQLAHGQTFTFPDLFPEKKSPDGSPGDDDIRDQLLEDQRRRQTRDPRRGGVPDWFGL from the exons AtgcgcggcggcggggggcgcgcggccggacccggcgggggcgggggcggggcgggcggggcggggcgggggcgccccggcAG GTACCCTCTGTACCAGCTGGGCAACCCCCAGCTCCGCATCTTCCGAACAAACTTCTTCATTCAGCTGGTGCGGCCCGGCACGGCCCAGCCCGAGGACACCGTGCAGTTCCGGATCCCCATGGA GATGACCAGGGTGGACCTGAGGAATTACCTAGAGCGCATCTACAACGTACCCGTGGCTGCCGTGCGGACGAGGGTGCAGCATG GTTCCAACAGGAAGAGGGATTACAGGAACGTGAGGGTGAAGAAACCAGACTACAAGGTGGCCTATGTGCAGCTG GCGCACGGACAGACCTTCACGTTCCCGGATCTGTTTCCTGAGAAAAAGAGCCCTGACGGCAGCCCTGGTGACGATGACATCCGGGACCAGCTCCTGGAGGACCAGCGGCGGAGGCAGACCCGCGATCCCCGGCGCGGTGGCGTCCCCGACTGGTTCGGCCTGTGA
- the MRPL23 gene encoding 39S ribosomal protein L23, mitochondrial isoform X5: MMLVVPQDQGPRAVPQRESVQVASQPVLRGKPGLGATLQPAACLWDHHFKQPWSPASLGGPWYPLYQLGNPQLRIFRTNFFIQLVRPGTAQPEDTVQFRIPMEMTRVDLRNYLERIYNVPVAAVRTRVQHGARTDLHVPGSVS; encoded by the exons ATGATGCTGGTTGTGCCCCAAGATCAGGGGCCACGTGCAGTGCCTCAGAGAG AGAGTGTGCAAGTGGCCTCCCAGCCCGTGCTGCGGGGTAAGCCAGGGTTAGGAGCGACTCTGCAGCCAGCAGCCTGTCTGTGGGACCATCACTTTAAACAACCCTGGTCGCCAGCATCTTTGGGGGGGCCATG GTACCCTCTGTACCAGCTGGGCAACCCCCAGCTCCGCATCTTCCGAACAAACTTCTTCATTCAGCTGGTGCGGCCCGGCACGGCCCAGCCCGAGGACACCGTGCAGTTCCGGATCCCCATGGA GATGACCAGGGTGGACCTGAGGAATTACCTAGAGCGCATCTACAACGTACCCGTGGCTGCCGTGCGGACGAGGGTGCAGCATG GCGCACGGACAGACCTTCACGTTCCCGGATCTGTTTCCTGA
- the MRPL23 gene encoding 39S ribosomal protein L23, mitochondrial isoform X7, translated as MEMTRVDLRNYLERIYNVPVAAVRTRVQHGSNRKRDYRNVRVKKPDYKVAYVQLAHGQTFTFPDLFPEKKSPDGSPGDDDIRDQLLEDQRRRQTRDPRRGGVPDWFGL; from the exons ATGGA GATGACCAGGGTGGACCTGAGGAATTACCTAGAGCGCATCTACAACGTACCCGTGGCTGCCGTGCGGACGAGGGTGCAGCATG GTTCCAACAGGAAGAGGGATTACAGGAACGTGAGGGTGAAGAAACCAGACTACAAGGTGGCCTATGTGCAGCTG GCGCACGGACAGACCTTCACGTTCCCGGATCTGTTTCCTGAGAAAAAGAGCCCTGACGGCAGCCCTGGTGACGATGACATCCGGGACCAGCTCCTGGAGGACCAGCGGCGGAGGCAGACCCGCGATCCCCGGCGCGGTGGCGTCCCCGACTGGTTCGGCCTGTGA
- the MRPL23 gene encoding 39S ribosomal protein L23, mitochondrial isoform X1, translating to MMLVVPQDQGPRAVPQRESVQVASQPVLRGKPGLGATLQPAACLWDHHFKQPWSPASLGGPWYPLYQLGNPQLRIFRTNFFIQLVRPGTAQPEDTVQFRIPMEMTRVDLRNYLERIYNVPVAAVRTRVQHGSNRKRDYRNVRVKKPDYKVAYVQLAHGQTFTFPDLFPEKKSPDGSPGDDDIRDQLLEDQRRRQTRDPRRGGVPDWFGL from the exons ATGATGCTGGTTGTGCCCCAAGATCAGGGGCCACGTGCAGTGCCTCAGAGAG AGAGTGTGCAAGTGGCCTCCCAGCCCGTGCTGCGGGGTAAGCCAGGGTTAGGAGCGACTCTGCAGCCAGCAGCCTGTCTGTGGGACCATCACTTTAAACAACCCTGGTCGCCAGCATCTTTGGGGGGGCCATG GTACCCTCTGTACCAGCTGGGCAACCCCCAGCTCCGCATCTTCCGAACAAACTTCTTCATTCAGCTGGTGCGGCCCGGCACGGCCCAGCCCGAGGACACCGTGCAGTTCCGGATCCCCATGGA GATGACCAGGGTGGACCTGAGGAATTACCTAGAGCGCATCTACAACGTACCCGTGGCTGCCGTGCGGACGAGGGTGCAGCATG GTTCCAACAGGAAGAGGGATTACAGGAACGTGAGGGTGAAGAAACCAGACTACAAGGTGGCCTATGTGCAGCTG GCGCACGGACAGACCTTCACGTTCCCGGATCTGTTTCCTGAGAAAAAGAGCCCTGACGGCAGCCCTGGTGACGATGACATCCGGGACCAGCTCCTGGAGGACCAGCGGCGGAGGCAGACCCGCGATCCCCGGCGCGGTGGCGTCCCCGACTGGTTCGGCCTGTGA